In one Echinicola marina genomic region, the following are encoded:
- a CDS encoding efflux RND transporter permease subunit: protein MSDQQGSKKKVTREFGLSSLSVDNKTSVIILALIITFMGLNAYTTMPKESYPEIVIPTVYVGTSYPGNSPVDMENLITRPIEKELKSLKDVKKINSTSIQDYSTIIIEFNPNVDISRALQDVKDAVDKSKSELPSDLDQDPNIFEMDFSEMPIMFVNLSGNYSQEELKKYGEYLEDEIEGLPEISKADLTGTIEREIRVDADLYKMEAMKVSFSDISDAISSENVTISGGNILSGDFRRALRITGEFEDPMELNNIIVKSEGGDIVYLKDVATIRDTYKERESYARASKLPVVTINVVKRGGENLLDASDKIKEIIEEAKANRFPSDLKVSITNDQSKFTRSMVSNLENSIISGVILVITVLMFFLGFRNALFVGIAIPLSMFISFMILNAFGVTLNMMVLFSMILALGMLVDNGIVVVENIYRLMQEGKSPIVAAKEGVGEVAWPIITSTATTVAAFIPLAFWQGIMGEFMKYLPITLIIVLSSSLFVGLVINPVVTSMFMKIQNLDNIKPKRRSFAIAGIFLTIAVLCYLTGIYVVANILLIATIITLMNALFMKRAIRWFQVDFLVKLEELYEGTLKYALDGKRPYLFFFGMFGVLIFSMVLLMVRAPQVEFFPSSDPNYVNIFIEYPIGTDIEATNSFSKKVENEVLELIEPHKDIVEAFIAQVGEGTSDPSEGPSMGVTPHKAMLTVSFVEYQYRNGKNTSDIMQDLREAMAKYPGVQITVDKEQNGPPVGKPINIEVSGEHYESLVSEVEKIRAFINASGIRGIEELKMDLETGKPELIVNIDREKARRFGLSTYTIANELRTALFGLEVSKYKEGEDDYPIELRLADEFRYDVNALINKKIYFMDKFGNKKQIPITSVANLEYSSTYGSVKRKDLDKVITIYSNVEEGYNANEINESIRTLLADYELPDDIDIKFTGEQEEQAKSMAFLMNAMIIAVAAIFLIIVAQFNSLMTPFIIMCSVLLSTIGVFLGLSIFNMDFVVIMTGIGIISLAGVVVNNAIVLIDYTNLVRKRKRAELQLGEDEHLPYSEVVGSIVEGGKIRLRPVLLTAITTILGLIPMAIGMNINFFTLLSSFDPQFYVGGDNADFWGPMAWTVIFGLTFATFLTLVIVPVMYLLADKINIAIRKK, encoded by the coding sequence ATGTCAGATCAACAAGGAAGTAAAAAGAAGGTAACCAGGGAATTTGGTCTGTCTTCCCTCTCGGTGGACAATAAGACCAGTGTGATCATACTTGCCCTGATCATTACGTTTATGGGCTTAAATGCCTATACGACCATGCCTAAGGAAAGTTATCCTGAGATAGTTATCCCTACTGTATATGTGGGGACCAGTTATCCAGGGAACTCCCCGGTGGATATGGAGAACTTGATCACGAGGCCTATAGAAAAGGAGTTAAAGTCCCTGAAGGATGTTAAGAAGATCAATTCCACCTCTATTCAGGATTATTCGACCATTATCATTGAGTTTAATCCCAATGTGGATATTTCCAGGGCCCTTCAGGATGTGAAGGATGCGGTAGACAAGTCTAAGAGTGAATTGCCATCCGACCTGGACCAAGATCCTAATATTTTTGAGATGGATTTTTCTGAGATGCCGATCATGTTTGTGAACCTTTCCGGGAATTATTCCCAGGAAGAGCTCAAAAAATATGGAGAATATCTTGAAGATGAAATCGAGGGTTTACCAGAAATTTCCAAGGCGGATTTGACAGGTACCATTGAGCGAGAAATCAGGGTAGATGCTGACCTCTATAAAATGGAGGCCATGAAGGTGAGTTTTAGTGATATTTCGGATGCGATTTCATCCGAAAATGTAACCATTTCTGGGGGGAATATCCTAAGTGGAGACTTTAGAAGGGCATTAAGGATCACCGGTGAGTTTGAGGATCCTATGGAATTGAATAATATCATCGTCAAAAGTGAAGGTGGTGATATCGTGTACCTCAAGGATGTGGCAACGATCCGTGATACCTATAAAGAGAGGGAGAGCTATGCCAGGGCATCAAAACTTCCGGTAGTAACCATCAATGTGGTGAAAAGAGGCGGGGAAAACCTTTTGGATGCCAGTGATAAGATCAAGGAGATAATAGAAGAGGCCAAGGCCAATCGTTTTCCTTCGGATTTGAAAGTCAGCATTACCAATGACCAATCCAAGTTTACCCGAAGTATGGTTTCCAATTTGGAAAACAGTATCATTTCGGGGGTGATCTTGGTGATTACAGTTTTGATGTTTTTCCTAGGTTTTAGGAATGCGTTATTTGTGGGGATTGCCATTCCACTTTCCATGTTCATTTCATTTATGATATTGAATGCTTTTGGGGTGACCTTAAACATGATGGTATTGTTCTCCATGATCCTGGCATTGGGGATGTTGGTGGATAATGGTATTGTGGTAGTTGAAAATATCTATCGATTAATGCAGGAAGGAAAGTCTCCGATTGTAGCTGCAAAAGAAGGTGTGGGCGAGGTAGCCTGGCCAATTATTACTTCCACAGCTACTACAGTAGCCGCTTTTATTCCTTTGGCATTTTGGCAGGGTATTATGGGTGAGTTCATGAAGTACCTGCCGATTACCTTGATCATTGTATTGTCATCCTCATTATTTGTGGGCTTGGTGATCAATCCTGTGGTGACTTCCATGTTTATGAAGATCCAGAACTTGGATAATATTAAACCCAAAAGAAGGTCTTTTGCCATTGCGGGGATTTTCTTGACCATTGCTGTGCTTTGTTATTTGACAGGAATATATGTAGTGGCCAATATCCTGCTTATAGCTACCATCATCACGCTGATGAATGCATTGTTTATGAAAAGGGCCATCAGGTGGTTCCAGGTTGATTTCTTGGTGAAATTGGAGGAATTGTATGAGGGGACCCTTAAATATGCATTGGATGGTAAGCGACCCTATTTGTTCTTCTTTGGGATGTTTGGGGTTTTGATTTTTTCTATGGTCTTGCTGATGGTAAGGGCTCCACAGGTAGAGTTTTTTCCCAGCAGTGATCCCAATTATGTCAATATCTTTATTGAATATCCCATTGGTACAGATATAGAAGCTACCAATTCATTCAGTAAAAAAGTGGAAAATGAGGTCTTGGAATTGATTGAACCGCATAAGGATATTGTAGAGGCTTTTATTGCCCAAGTGGGAGAAGGCACTAGCGATCCATCCGAAGGGCCAAGTATGGGAGTAACCCCTCACAAAGCCATGTTGACGGTTAGTTTCGTGGAGTACCAATACAGAAATGGCAAAAACACTTCTGATATTATGCAGGACTTGCGTGAGGCCATGGCCAAGTACCCGGGAGTTCAGATCACGGTGGACAAAGAACAAAATGGACCTCCTGTGGGTAAGCCAATTAATATCGAGGTCAGTGGTGAGCACTATGAAAGTTTGGTAAGTGAAGTAGAAAAGATCCGCGCTTTTATCAATGCTTCAGGAATTAGAGGCATAGAAGAACTTAAGATGGACTTGGAGACCGGCAAGCCTGAGTTGATCGTCAATATAGATAGAGAGAAGGCAAGAAGGTTTGGTTTGTCTACCTATACCATTGCCAATGAATTGCGTACAGCATTGTTTGGCTTGGAGGTTTCCAAATACAAAGAAGGAGAGGACGATTATCCGATAGAGTTGAGGTTGGCTGATGAATTCCGCTATGATGTGAATGCTTTGATCAACAAGAAGATTTACTTCATGGATAAATTCGGAAATAAAAAACAGATTCCTATCACCTCAGTGGCCAATTTGGAATACAGTTCCACTTATGGTTCCGTGAAACGTAAGGATTTGGACAAGGTAATTACCATCTATTCCAATGTGGAAGAAGGCTATAATGCCAATGAAATCAATGAAAGTATCAGGACTTTGTTGGCTGATTATGAGCTGCCAGATGATATTGATATCAAATTTACCGGCGAGCAGGAAGAGCAGGCAAAGTCAATGGCTTTTTTGATGAATGCCATGATCATTGCTGTTGCAGCCATATTCCTGATCATTGTGGCGCAGTTTAACTCCCTAATGACACCATTTATTATCATGTGTTCTGTGCTATTGAGTACCATTGGGGTGTTCTTGGGGCTGTCCATTTTCAATATGGATTTTGTAGTGATCATGACCGGTATCGGGATTATTTCCTTGGCAGGGGTAGTTGTAAATAATGCTATTGTATTGATTGATTATACCAATTTGGTTAGGAAAAGAAAAAGGGCAGAATTACAGTTAGGGGAGGACGAACATTTACCTTATTCAGAAGTGGTAGGAAGTATCGTAGAAGGTGGTAAGATTCGTTTGAGACCGGTGTTGTTAACGGCCATTACCACTATTCTGGGCTTGATTCCAATGGCGATAGGGATGAATATAAATTTCTTCACATTATTGTCATCTTTCGATCCGCAATTCTATGTAGGAGGGGATAATGCAGATTTCTGGGGGCCGATGGCATGGACTGTAATATTTGGGTTAACCTTTGCTACCTTTTTAACGTTAGTAATAGTACCTGTCATGTATTTATTGGCAGATAAGATCAATATAGCTATTCGCAAAAAATAG
- a CDS encoding TolC family protein, with amino-acid sequence MRLTTRISLFGVLLFCLLAGRVSAQEVLEFTLEESVHYALENNPDAKNALLETFASKASVGEQVAQGLPQVNGSFDFTKNIAVPTMFVPNEGPFADPDNPSDVLPITLGVNYQSGLSVAVNQMIFDGSYFVGLKAARTYRQLSEFDKEKTENDVIEHVKKAFFTVLVNKERQHLAEANLARIDTLLQETTALYEEGFAEKIEVSRVKVQYNNISAELDKINAATEISKQLLKVQMGLPIEHEIEITESLRDLNQPQQIQDLLDNPGYRRVEMDQLKTNWELVKLDLKNNTVQYLPSLNANFTYQRNGAGQQFNTLWDNENWFTGAFVGLTLNVPIFDGLAKAKRIQQNRIQLQQIENQIDMLDDNIDVERFQARTNLKNNLKTLDVQRENMELASEVYNISRIKYAEGVGSNLEVVEADSDLVEAEINYYSALYDALISKVDLEKALGILR; translated from the coding sequence ATGCGTTTAACAACCAGAATCTCCCTTTTTGGTGTCTTGCTCTTCTGTCTTTTGGCAGGTAGGGTATCCGCCCAGGAAGTATTGGAGTTTACTTTAGAAGAAAGCGTTCATTACGCTTTGGAAAACAACCCCGATGCCAAGAATGCTTTACTGGAGACTTTTGCTTCAAAAGCTTCGGTAGGAGAGCAGGTGGCTCAGGGATTGCCACAGGTCAATGGTAGTTTTGATTTTACCAAGAACATTGCGGTTCCAACCATGTTTGTTCCGAACGAAGGCCCTTTTGCTGATCCTGACAACCCCTCAGATGTATTGCCGATTACCTTGGGTGTTAACTATCAAAGTGGGCTATCTGTAGCGGTCAATCAAATGATCTTTGACGGTTCTTATTTTGTGGGGCTCAAGGCCGCCCGTACTTATAGGCAGCTCAGTGAATTTGATAAGGAAAAAACAGAAAATGATGTGATCGAGCATGTGAAAAAGGCCTTTTTTACCGTATTGGTCAATAAGGAGCGTCAGCATCTTGCTGAAGCTAACTTGGCAAGAATCGACACCTTATTGCAGGAAACTACGGCTTTGTATGAAGAAGGCTTTGCTGAAAAGATTGAAGTTTCCCGTGTAAAAGTCCAGTATAACAATATCAGTGCGGAGCTGGATAAGATCAATGCGGCCACTGAGATCAGCAAGCAGTTGCTGAAGGTGCAGATGGGACTGCCCATCGAGCATGAAATCGAGATAACGGAAAGTCTGAGGGATTTGAACCAGCCCCAACAAATTCAGGATTTATTGGACAATCCAGGGTACAGAAGAGTGGAAATGGACCAGCTGAAGACCAATTGGGAATTGGTGAAACTGGACCTTAAGAACAATACTGTGCAGTATTTGCCGAGCCTCAATGCCAACTTTACCTACCAGAGAAACGGTGCAGGGCAGCAGTTCAATACCCTTTGGGATAATGAAAACTGGTTTACAGGGGCATTTGTGGGACTTACCCTGAATGTGCCGATTTTTGATGGTTTGGCCAAGGCCAAGCGGATACAACAGAACCGTATCCAGTTGCAGCAGATCGAAAACCAGATCGATATGCTTGATGACAATATCGATGTGGAGCGCTTCCAAGCAAGGACCAATCTGAAGAACAACCTGAAAACACTGGATGTTCAAAGAGAAAACATGGAGCTAGCCAGTGAAGTGTATAACATCAGCCGGATCAAGTATGCCGAAGGAGTGGGGTCTAACCTTGAAGTCGTGGAAGCTGATTCAGACCTTGTAGAGGCAGAAATCAATTATTACAGTGCTTTGTACGACGCTTTGATCTCTAAGGTTGACCTTGAAAAAGCACTGGGAATTTTAAGATAA
- a CDS encoding TetR/AcrR family transcriptional regulator, which yields MKILKVSGVLHENDKSQLDLGTREKIIDVANEQFIQLGVRYVTMDDIARAAGVSKKTIYQEFDDKGRLVYESFKSSLDKDQVFFETLHKEVSCPIEHFVLISKYIRSRFAKINPLVFSEIQRYYPESWKLLQDFRNNCAVKTITEVINSGKAKGYFRSEINADILAMIRMDQISGIFDPGRFSSSEYNILDIQMTVMDHFIHGLLTDKGRELFYKINNQD from the coding sequence TTGAAAATCCTTAAAGTTTCCGGAGTTTTGCATGAGAATGATAAAAGCCAGTTAGATTTGGGGACTAGGGAGAAAATAATTGATGTAGCGAACGAACAGTTTATCCAATTGGGGGTAAGGTATGTTACCATGGACGATATAGCCAGAGCAGCAGGCGTATCCAAAAAGACCATTTACCAGGAATTTGATGATAAAGGCCGCTTGGTATATGAATCCTTTAAAAGTAGTTTGGACAAGGATCAGGTTTTTTTTGAGACCCTGCATAAAGAGGTAAGTTGTCCGATAGAGCATTTCGTACTTATTTCCAAGTATATTAGGTCAAGATTTGCCAAGATCAATCCTTTGGTTTTTAGTGAAATACAGCGGTATTACCCTGAGTCTTGGAAGTTGCTGCAGGATTTTAGGAACAACTGCGCAGTAAAAACCATCACAGAGGTGATCAATAGTGGAAAGGCAAAGGGATATTTTAGAAGTGAGATCAATGCCGATATACTGGCGATGATCAGGATGGATCAAATTTCCGGCATTTTTGATCCCGGCAGATTTTCTTCTTCGGAATATAATATTTTAGACATACAAATGACGGTAATGGACCATTTTATTCATGGCCTACTTACCGATAAAGGACGAGAACTATTTTATAAAATCAATAATCAGGATTAA
- a CDS encoding lipocalin family protein, with the protein MKLIYFILLTLIFSRCNIIGGESSYQKNPQGLPGTWEAVERTYSYGGPPITEEIENGHRISFKNDGGFSATEAFTCNSGSYTLAADELTFTYACEDLGENQINPFTYTVIFEKDYMILNPKTSVCIEGCSVKYKKLED; encoded by the coding sequence ATGAAACTTATATACTTTATTCTGCTAACACTCATTTTCTCCAGATGTAATATTATTGGGGGAGAAAGTTCATATCAGAAAAATCCTCAAGGACTGCCCGGAACTTGGGAAGCAGTTGAACGAACTTACAGCTATGGCGGACCGCCAATTACTGAAGAAATAGAAAATGGACATAGGATATCCTTTAAAAACGATGGTGGCTTTTCTGCAACAGAGGCTTTCACCTGCAATTCTGGCTCCTATACTTTAGCTGCCGATGAACTTACCTTCACCTATGCCTGTGAAGATCTTGGTGAAAATCAAATTAATCCTTTCACCTATACCGTGATTTTTGAAAAGGATTATATGATCTTAAACCCCAAGACCAGTGTATGTATTGAAGGTTGTTCGGTGAAGTACAAAAAACTCGAAGATTAA
- a CDS encoding endonuclease/exonuclease/phosphatase family protein translates to MRYLVFLFFSVSIILFFGVNISPEVLPYAGLVPVLIPLVLLLNIILLIILVIARKKTFIFPLIAILLGWKFFGITFQMNDKVEDAKGLTVMSYNAHMFSYERYKANDPKAPSNIYNWIREQDVDIMGFQEFFQDHTTPARNAIKMISNEGKYHHSTQSAGGKPGKRFYGLAIFSKYPIINEGKIFDNKRNNGAMFVDLKVDKDTIRVYNVHLESMSIPADQLDNIDGIKENYKETWRRLNKGMVSRASQVDVLREHIGLSPYPVILMGDFNDVPYSYTYFTLRSILENAFESVGRGFGFTFNRVLFFLRIDNIFFSNSLTPIQFNTLEEVDYSDHYPIKATFSKVPLISPNIKEAIE, encoded by the coding sequence ATGCGGTACCTGGTGTTTCTGTTTTTTTCAGTATCAATCATCCTCTTTTTCGGCGTCAATATTTCACCGGAAGTATTGCCTTATGCCGGCCTCGTACCTGTTTTGATTCCTCTGGTATTACTGCTGAATATTATCCTTTTGATCATTTTGGTCATTGCCAGGAAAAAAACCTTCATTTTCCCTCTTATTGCCATCTTACTGGGCTGGAAGTTTTTTGGTATTACTTTCCAAATGAACGATAAAGTTGAAGACGCCAAAGGCCTTACCGTCATGAGCTATAATGCACACATGTTTAGTTACGAAAGGTACAAGGCCAATGACCCCAAAGCCCCATCAAATATTTATAATTGGATCAGAGAACAAGATGTAGATATCATGGGCTTTCAGGAATTTTTCCAGGATCACACCACCCCTGCTCGAAATGCCATCAAAATGATCAGCAATGAGGGAAAATACCATCACTCCACCCAATCTGCCGGAGGAAAACCGGGCAAAAGATTCTATGGGTTGGCCATATTCTCAAAGTACCCCATCATTAACGAAGGCAAAATATTCGATAATAAAAGAAATAACGGGGCCATGTTCGTTGACCTCAAAGTCGACAAGGACACCATTCGGGTTTATAATGTGCACTTAGAATCCATGAGCATACCCGCTGACCAGCTGGATAATATTGATGGAATAAAGGAAAATTATAAGGAAACCTGGAGAAGGCTCAATAAAGGCATGGTAAGCAGAGCCAGCCAAGTAGATGTATTGAGAGAACATATAGGCCTTAGCCCATACCCGGTAATATTGATGGGGGATTTTAACGATGTACCTTACAGTTACACCTATTTCACCCTCAGGTCTATTTTGGAAAATGCTTTCGAGTCAGTAGGCAGAGGTTTTGGTTTCACCTTTAACAGGGTCTTGTTTTTTCTCAGAATTGATAATATTTTCTTTTCCAATTCACTTACGCCTATACAGTTCAACACACTTGAGGAAGTAGATTATTCCGACCATTACCCCATCAAAGCAACCTTTAGTAAAGTCCCCTTGATTAGTCCAAATATTAAGGAAGCAATTGAATAA
- a CDS encoding efflux RND transporter periplasmic adaptor subunit, translating to MKTFSKLLLSALTILAFSCGEQEMDLAEKKAHLAELKTEYQDIKGRIKNLEQEIAEEDTAFAKSNRKSILVTTTSSQNEDFEHFVEVTGSVLSKKNVNISAEVSGRIQEIPVTEGMRVGKGEVLMTVDDESIENSIAELEKQLELATILYEKQKRLWDKEIGTEVQFLESKNRKETLEKNLNSLKTQKGKATITAPYSGTVESLMVRLGELVQPGMPLINFVGESDLYIEGEISEAYVGVMDKGDSVNVYFPSLDKEFKSRVTAIGAIINPNNRTFKVEVSLPKADHVKPNMVAVLKIKDYESKSAVTIPTNLIQRDNRGEFVYVVNQGEADKKYIDKGKSFGKKTEVKEGLSGGEALVDKGFREVSVGSKLEIVEE from the coding sequence ATGAAGACCTTTTCCAAATTATTACTGTCAGCACTGACTATACTAGCTTTTTCCTGTGGCGAACAGGAGATGGACCTTGCTGAGAAGAAAGCACATCTTGCCGAACTTAAGACGGAATACCAGGACATCAAGGGAAGGATTAAAAACCTTGAGCAAGAAATAGCTGAGGAGGATACCGCATTTGCAAAAAGTAATAGAAAATCCATTTTGGTAACGACTACCAGCTCTCAAAATGAAGATTTTGAACACTTTGTTGAGGTAACTGGATCAGTTCTTTCCAAGAAAAATGTCAATATCAGTGCAGAGGTGTCCGGAAGAATTCAGGAAATTCCCGTTACCGAGGGGATGAGAGTTGGTAAGGGAGAGGTGTTGATGACGGTGGACGATGAGTCCATAGAGAACAGCATTGCAGAACTTGAAAAGCAGCTCGAGCTGGCCACTATTCTATATGAAAAGCAAAAACGTCTTTGGGATAAAGAAATAGGCACTGAAGTACAGTTTCTGGAGAGTAAAAACAGGAAGGAGACATTGGAGAAAAACCTGAATTCCCTTAAGACCCAAAAGGGCAAAGCAACCATTACAGCGCCTTATTCTGGGACGGTAGAGTCTTTGATGGTTCGTTTGGGAGAATTGGTTCAGCCGGGGATGCCGTTGATCAACTTTGTGGGGGAAAGTGACCTATATATAGAAGGTGAAATTTCGGAAGCTTACGTTGGCGTGATGGATAAGGGAGATTCAGTAAATGTTTATTTTCCATCCTTAGACAAAGAATTCAAGAGTAGGGTGACAGCAATAGGTGCCATTATTAATCCTAACAACAGGACTTTTAAAGTAGAAGTCAGTCTTCCAAAGGCGGATCATGTAAAGCCAAATATGGTAGCTGTACTTAAAATCAAGGATTATGAAAGTAAATCCGCAGTGACCATCCCTACCAATCTCATTCAACGGGACAATAGAGGAGAATTTGTTTATGTGGTCAACCAAGGAGAGGCGGACAAAAAGTACATTGATAAAGGTAAGTCCTTTGGGAAGAAGACAGAGGTAAAAGAAGGACTTTCAGGTGGAGAAGCTTTGGTAGACAAAGGCTTCAGAGAAGTGTCAGTAGGTTCTAAATTGGAAATTGTTGAAGAATAA
- a CDS encoding M1 family metallopeptidase gives MRLFLLTALVGSCCLSLLEANAQTTRWQQAVKYEMDVQMDVEKNQYEGQQDLAYTNNSPDTLYKVFYHLYYNAFQPNSMMDIRSRTIEDPDGRVNDRISKLTPDEIGYLKVHSLKMNGKKLDFEHVGTILEVELKEPILPNTTVNFEMDFEGQVPLQIRRAGRDNKEGVRYSMSQWYPKMANYDDQGWHANPYIGREFYGIWGDFDVKITIDKSYILGGTGYLQNTEEIGHGYESEGQKVKQPRGKNLTWHFKAPMVHDFMWAADPKFTHDKIEMDNGITIHHLYIKNSKTANNWEKLKEYTPKSMEYLSEHFGQYPYKQYSVIQGGDGGMEYPMSTLITGERTLPSLVGVMVHEMAHSWFQGVLGSNEALYPWMDEGFTTFATNKTMANIFSETPSEFPQRGSYAGYERLAKSGKEEPMTTHSDHYHSNYAYGSAAYSKGAVFLAQLGYIIGEENRDKGMLNYFNAWKFKHPKTNDVIRMMEKQSGLELDWYKEYWVNSTKTIDYAVKTVEEGDKNTHITLQRNGLMPMPVDLVITYQDGSKEMVYLPLVIQRGNKPEENGMPKRIKTQRWPWTNITTEVILEKDMSDIKSIEIDPSQRMADINRENNTFMIENSTEEIQ, from the coding sequence ATGAGATTATTTTTGTTAACAGCTTTGGTGGGAAGCTGCTGCCTTTCCCTCTTGGAGGCAAATGCCCAGACCACCCGATGGCAACAAGCCGTAAAATATGAAATGGACGTGCAAATGGACGTCGAAAAAAACCAGTACGAAGGCCAGCAAGACCTTGCCTACACCAACAATTCCCCCGACACACTTTATAAGGTTTTCTATCACCTCTATTATAACGCATTCCAGCCCAACTCCATGATGGACATCAGGTCCAGGACCATTGAGGATCCTGATGGCAGGGTAAATGACAGAATTTCAAAACTGACTCCTGATGAAATCGGCTACCTCAAAGTTCATTCCTTAAAAATGAATGGGAAAAAACTGGATTTCGAACATGTAGGCACCATCCTAGAAGTCGAACTTAAGGAACCTATCCTTCCTAATACAACGGTAAATTTTGAAATGGATTTTGAAGGACAAGTGCCTTTGCAAATCAGAAGAGCAGGCAGGGACAATAAAGAAGGTGTTCGTTATTCTATGTCACAATGGTATCCCAAAATGGCCAATTACGATGATCAAGGCTGGCATGCCAATCCCTACATAGGCAGGGAATTTTATGGAATCTGGGGTGATTTCGATGTAAAAATCACCATTGACAAATCCTATATCCTAGGAGGAACAGGCTACCTTCAAAATACTGAAGAAATAGGACATGGCTATGAAAGTGAAGGTCAAAAGGTCAAGCAGCCTAGAGGTAAAAACTTAACCTGGCATTTCAAGGCTCCGATGGTTCACGACTTTATGTGGGCTGCAGACCCCAAATTCACCCACGATAAGATTGAAATGGACAATGGAATCACCATCCACCATCTCTATATCAAAAACAGCAAAACAGCCAATAACTGGGAAAAGCTAAAAGAATACACACCAAAGTCCATGGAATACCTCAGCGAGCATTTTGGTCAGTATCCTTATAAGCAATACTCAGTAATCCAAGGTGGTGATGGCGGTATGGAATACCCTATGTCTACTTTGATCACTGGTGAAAGAACCTTGCCTAGTTTGGTGGGGGTAATGGTCCATGAAATGGCCCACAGTTGGTTCCAAGGAGTCCTAGGATCAAATGAAGCTCTTTACCCATGGATGGATGAAGGTTTTACCACTTTCGCTACCAATAAAACCATGGCCAATATTTTTTCTGAAACTCCTTCCGAATTCCCTCAAAGAGGATCTTATGCGGGCTATGAAAGATTGGCCAAATCTGGTAAAGAAGAACCAATGACCACCCATTCGGATCATTACCACAGCAATTACGCCTACGGATCTGCTGCTTATTCCAAAGGGGCTGTATTCCTGGCACAATTGGGCTATATTATCGGTGAGGAAAACCGTGACAAGGGCATGTTGAACTATTTCAATGCCTGGAAATTCAAACATCCAAAAACCAACGATGTCATTCGGATGATGGAAAAACAAAGTGGCTTGGAATTGGACTGGTATAAGGAATATTGGGTAAACAGTACCAAAACCATTGATTATGCCGTCAAAACTGTTGAAGAAGGGGATAAAAACACCCACATCACACTGCAAAGAAATGGTTTAATGCCGATGCCTGTTGATTTGGTGATCACCTATCAGGATGGATCTAAGGAAATGGTTTATCTTCCATTGGTTATCCAAAGAGGCAACAAACCAGAGGAAAATGGAATGCCAAAAAGGATTAAAACCCAGCGGTGGCCTTGGACCAATATCACTACCGAAGTGATCCTTGAAAAAGATATGAGCGATATCAAAAGTATAGAAATTGACCCGAGCCAAAGGATGGCAGACATCAACAGGGAAAACAACACTTTCATGATCGAAAATTCGACTGAAGAAATACAATAA